The following proteins are co-located in the Arctopsyche grandis isolate Sample6627 chromosome 3, ASM5162203v2, whole genome shotgun sequence genome:
- the LOC143909821 gene encoding UDP-glycosyltransferase UGT5-like, with the protein MLIKTVLLFVILAPIQINSLKILAIFPYTGKSHHYVFEPLLQRLSSKGHELTVISHFPAKDPPKNWKDIVLLTDMSGSENTVDLTELEQIPLRAFQLVFEGDFLYSFGNEMCENLLTNEGVKKLLEKSPKFDVALVEQFNSDCLLGIVHKLGIPAVGLTPDTLMPWQFERFGITVNPSHVPCHHAEYGTKPTFAQTVKSMITCGLLRLGYEFMSVSPAQDLQRKHLGKDLPPLRDQINNISLLLVNSYFATHGGLLLPPSVHEVGGIHLKSPNKLPEDLETFINESPNGVIFFSLGSMIKASSMSDEKLKAIQEAFAALPQRVLWKWENDTMPGISKNVLVKKWLPQFDILNHKNVKAFISHGGMLSTTEAAHCGVPMVAIPLFGDQFANSAAAKDSGLGTVLHYKDITKESLLEALNIVLDPKMQESAKRVSAIWRDRPQPPLETAVYWVEHVARHGGAHLRPASADLPLSRYLLLDVLAFLAVVGVVVAFITYKILLCFLQLIFRSSKHKRD; encoded by the exons ATGTTGATAAAAACAGTGTTGTTATTCGTGATATTAGCGCCAATTCAAATCAACAGCCTCAAAATCCTCGCCATATTTCCATACACGGGAAAAAGCCACCACTATGTCTTCGAACCACTGCTCCAACGACTCTCCAGTAAAGGACATGAGCTCACCGTTATAAGTCACTTCCCAGCGAAAGATCCACCCAAGAACTGGAAGGACATTGTACTACTCACAGATATGTCAGGTTCTGAAAATACTGTCGATTTAACTGAACTAGAACAAATACCTCTGAGAGCTTTCCAATTAGTATTCGAAGGCGATTTCCTATACTCATTTGGAAATGAGATGTGTGAGAATCTACTAACCAACGAAGGTGTCAAGAAACTGCTTGAGAAGAGTCCCAAATTCGACGTAGCACTAGTGGAGCAATTCAATTCAGATTGTCTATTAGGTATCGTACACAAGTTAGGCATACCCGCTGTCGGTTTGACTCCTGATACCTTGATGCCTTGGCAATTTGAAAGGTTCGGTATCACTGTGAATCCTTCCCACGTGCCTTGTCATCATGCCGAGTACGGGACGAAGCCCACGTTTGCACAAACTGTCAAATCCATGATCACTTGTGGTCTATTGCGTCTGGGATACGAGTTTATGTCTGTGTCGCCCGCTCAAGATTTACAAAGGAAGCATTTGGGGAAAGATTTGCCGCCACTTAGggatcaaataaataatatcagttTGTTGTTGGTTAATTCATATTTTGCAACGCACGGTGGATTGCTGCTTCCGCCTAGCGTGCACGAAGTCGGCGGAATACATTTGAAAAGTCCGAACAAGCTTCCCGAg GATCTAGAGACGTTCATCAACGAATCTCCAAACGGCGTGATCTTCTTCAGCTTGGGTTCCATGATCAAAGCCTCCTCCATGTCCGATGAAAAGTTGAAAGCTATCCAAGAAGCATTTGCAGCATTGCCCCAGAGAGTTTTGTGGAAGTGGGAGAATGATACGATGCCTGGGATATCCAAGAACGTCTTGGTCAAGAAGTGGTTGCCTCAATTCGACATACTGA ATCACAAAAATGTGAAGGCCTTTATATCGCACGGTGGGATGTTGAGCACTACGGAAGCTGCACATTGTGGAGTACCAATGGTTGCCATACCTTTGTTTGGAGATCAATTTGCCAATTCAGCTGCTGCCAAGGATAGTGGATTGGGAACTGTATTACATTATAAAGACATCACCAAAGAGTCTCTTCTAGAAGCCCTCAATATTGTTTTAGACCCTAA GATGCAAGAGAGTGCCAAAAGAGTCTCAGCCATTTGGAGGGATCGTCCGCAGCCACCTTTAGAAACGGCAGTATATTGGGTAGAACATGTCGCACGTCATGGTGGAGCTCATCTCAGACCTGCTTCAGCCGATCTTCCACTGTCTCGCTATTTACTTCTGGATGTCTTGGCATTCTTGGCAGTAGTCGGAGTAGTTGTTGCTTTCATCACATATAAGATTTTATTGTGTTTCCTACAGTTAATCTTCAGATCGTCGAAGCACAAGCGGGACTAG